The DNA segment AGGATTCCGGCTTTCGCCGGAATGACGAATGTGTTTATTTCGATTTTGAATGAACCCAATAATCATAAGTTAATCAAATTAATTTTTAAGAAAAATCCTAATGCGCTTACCCTGTTGGGTTGTCAAGTTCCCTATATAGATTAAATTAGTTATGGAATTTCGAGTGGCATTATACGAAAAGGTGTAAAGCAAAAAAACGCTGCCGACAATCAATTATTTATCGACAGCGCTTTATTTATAAGAAACGGAATTAAATAAATTAGCTGTACCCGCTATAAATACTATTAATAAAAACTATGCTGATTTTTGTAGTTGAGCCTTGCCTTTTGGCACAAGAGCGCCAACAGGGCATCTTGCAACACAATCACCGCATTTTTCACATATTGATGTATCTCCGTGGAATTCTACCTTGGTTTTCCATCCGCGGCCTACTAAATTTAAAGCTTTTTGTATTTTATTGCAGGTTCCTATGCAAACTTCACAAAGCACGCATTTATTAGCATCATAATCAAAGCACGGATTTGATTCATCTATAGGAAACTGTTTTTCAGGTGGTCTTAACCTGCGAACTCTTTTTTTGTCGGTTTTGCAAAAAGCCATTATTTTTTGTACTTCACAAAAACCGGTTGCAGCACAACCTTTGCAGGACATATGGTTGTTTGCCATTATAATCTCAAAATTTACCTCGCGTATCTTATCTACTACGGGGCTTCTTGTTTTAACAACCATTCCTTCTTTTACTGTTGACCGGCAGGAAAAAACTATATCACCGGAAACATCAACCACACACAGCCTGCAAATGCCGGGTGGTTCCAGCCCTGAGTAATAGCAAAGGTGGGGTATATAAATACCATTTTCCAAAGCAGCTGTTAGTATATTTGATTCCTTATCGGTAATTATCTCTTTATCGTCTATTGTAAGAGTAACTTTTTCCATATGTAAGTTTCTCCTTGTTAATTACTTTCAACCCGAGGTGCAATGTTGAAAAGTCCTTTAG comes from the Pseudomonadota bacterium genome and includes:
- a CDS encoding (2Fe-2S)-binding protein codes for the protein MEKVTLTIDDKEIITDKESNILTAALENGIYIPHLCYYSGLEPPGICRLCVVDVSGDIVFSCRSTVKEGMVVKTRSPVVDKIREVNFEIIMANNHMSCKGCAATGFCEVQKIMAFCKTDKKRVRRLRPPEKQFPIDESNPCFDYDANKCVLCEVCIGTCNKIQKALNLVGRGWKTKVEFHGDTSICEKCGDCVARCPVGALVPKGKAQLQKSA